The window TCGCGGATGATAGTTTGATTTTCTTCAAGGCCACGACTGAGAAAGCCAAAACCATTAAAAGAGTGTTAACAACTTTCCAGAGGTGTACGGGGCAACTTCTCAGTGAGAGCAAATGCTCTATTCTCTTCAGTGAGGCTTGCCCGGGGGGCAACTAGAGTGGGCATTAAAATAGGTAAAAGTTTGGGGCCGGGGCACCGGCGGAACGATTCGGCCGGTCTCTCTCTTCCTCGAGCAGCGCACGTACAGGAGGGCACCAGCGCCGGCAGGCATCACGCGTCGGCCAGGCGACCAGCGGGCTCCTTCGACCGCCGCCGCCAGAGAAGAGCGCCTTGTCGTCCGCGTGCGGCCGCCCCTCGCCGGATGTCGTTCGCGTGCGGCCGCCCCTCGCCGGATCTCGTTCGCATGCGGCCGCCCCTCGCCGGATCtcgtccgcctgcggccgcccctcgccGGACTACTACCCCTCTGCCTCTTCCCAGAATCCGCCCCTATGCCTCTCCCTGGAATCCGCCCCGGCGGCCCCTTGCCAGACCTTGCAGCGCTCGAGCCTCCCCAGCCATGGCAGACTACACCCCACGATGATTTTTTGTTAGAACCGGTTGTAGTAAATTCAATCGCCGGTGGTAGCAAAAATCTACTACTGTTGCAGCAAAACGGCGTCATCGTCATCCCGAGCAAACACTAGACATCGCACTTTTTTGTTACATGCTACAACCTGTATCacatttttgctacaaccggcacaCCACTCAGCTACAACCGGCGCCGAGTTTTGCTACATCGGATATACAGAAAGTTGCAAGCCTTCAGTGCCATCGAGGAAAGCTACAACCGTCTACATAAAATGCTACAACCTtcgatgaaaaaagcttcaaccgaacGAGAGATGAATTTTTCACCCAGGGGCTGCTCAAAACGAAAAAAGTTTCAATCGTTTACAGAAAAGCTTCCACCGTAGAGGGGAAAAGCTACAACCGTGTCAATTTTTTGCTACTACCGTCTGTgtgttttgctacatccattcatgcGGCCATGGTACTTTTTTGCGACTGAGGTGTGACCGGCGACGACgaggatgaacatttttttgttgCAACAACCTCGCTTTTGCTACCATTGGGCGATGTGTTTTGCTACATCCGATTAACATGTTTGCTACAATGACGACGCCAATGGATTTTCTTTGCTGCAACCGTTGTCTTCATTTGCTACGACTGACACGGGAAAATGCTACCACGGGGCATCtctgttttttgctggaaccaatcatcggtgaggcggagctgcatccatggcACTCCGACGAGCAGCGGGGGCAGCGAGCGGTCGGGGCGAACTGAGTCCCGGAGCACGGGGCGGCCCCGAtgggcggccggggcggcgagcgGACTTGGACGAGTTGAGTCgcggagctgcatccatggcgCTCCGACGGGCGGCCGAGGCGGCGAGCGGTCAGCTCCAACCGGCGGCCGAGGCGAGCTGAGTGCCGGAGCGTGGGGCGGCCGGCGAAGACGGGCGGCGAGACGGGGTTCCTTTCCCCGTCCGCGCTCGCGAGAGGAAGACGACGCCTTGGTTGGATAAGGATCCAAAGGATCGGAACAAGCCGATCTGACAACTAGGGTTGGACCGGCCGAAGCGTCCGGCCGGTGCGCCGGTGCCTAGCATCGCCCTTAAAATATCCCGGGGGTACAATCAGACACTTTTGAAAGCAAGTACCTAGGTTTGCCGACGCCGGAAGGGAGAATGAAGGATGACCAGTTTCAGCCGATACTGGATAGATTTGGGAAAAGATGCAACGACTGGTCGGAAAGGTTTATGTCTTATTTGgctaaagaggtccatgtgaagtcaGTGGTCCAGGGCCTCCCCACGTATACTATGAGTGTGTTCATGCTCTTCAAAGGGTTTTGTGAGAAGTACGAGAGAATGATAAGAGATTTCTGGTGGGGGGACGAAGAGGGACACAGAAAGGTCCACTGGATGTCGTGGGACCGTATGACTAAACCGAAAAGGGATGGGGGTATTGGTTTCAGAGATATGCATCTCTTTAACCAGGCACTCCTCGCTAAGCAAGGGTGGAGACTGATCCAGAACCCTGACAGCCTCTGTGCGAGAGTACTTAAGTCAAAGTACTACCCTAATGGAAAAATCCTAGACACCGTCTATGCGTCAGATGTGTCACCGGTGTGGAGGGGCATCGAGTTTAGTTTGCAGCTTCTGAAAAAGGGGATAATTTGGAGGGTTGGAGATGGAAAAAGTATACAAATCCAGCGAGATCAGTGGTTGCCTAGAAGGGAGGGCCTCATGACGGCTGCATTCATAAGGAGGTCTAGGCTCCGCTGGGTAAATCAACTCATGACCCCGGAAAGGAATGAATGGAACGAAGATCTCATCCGCCAGATCTTCTATCCTTTCGATGCCGACGAGATATGCAAACTCCCGATCCCAAGCTCGAATGTGAGAGACCAACTTGCCTGGCATTATGAAAGGAACGGAGCCTTTACGGTTAAGAGCGCGTACAAGCTAGCTACAAAACTTGCTCAACAGGAGGCCTCCCCGTCCAGCTCTACAAGGGACGCCGCCGATAGGAGAATTTGGGACTTGATTTGGAAGGCTAAGGTGGCGGGGAAAGTGCGGATCTTCGGGTGGCGAGTGGCTACCAAGACACTAGCCACTAAAGAAAATAAGCACAAACGAACTCTTGAGACAGGTGCAACATGCAGCATTTGCGGACGTGGGGTGGAGAATGAGTACCACGCAGTTGTCGAGTGCACCAAAAGTAGAGGCTTGAGAAGGGTCATGAGAGAAGTCTGGGTACTCCCGCCTGAGAAAAAGTTCAGATACACTGGGGAGGATTGGCTGCAAGTACTTCTAGACTCAGAGAACGAGGACACGCGAGCAGAAGTGCTGCTTCTTATGTGGCGCTGCTGGCATCTTCGAGAGGACTGCATCCGCAACGAAGGTAGACAATCAATTAGCTTGTCAGTCCAACTCCTAGAAAAGTATGAGGAAGAATTCAGATTGGCGGGAGCAGAGATGGACGTGGGGTCGGATGGAAAAACCACCATCGGAGGGAGTGCTCCTGAACCAATACCTGACGTGAACCTAAGCATGCGTTGGGTTCCTCCTGTACAAGGAACAGTAAAACTGAACACGGATGCAGCGTTCGAAGCCGAAACTGGAGTGTGTGCTGCAGGAGTAATAGCCAGAGACGAAAGAGATAGAGTGCTCTTCTCTGAATCCAAGGGCCTGCCCCCCCAGCAGTGGAGTGGACGAGCTGCCCTGGTCGGCTTGCACACTCTGGCCGGCCGGTACAATGGTCGGGTGATACTTGAAATGGACAACCAAGCGATAGTCAAGGAAGTAGAAGCACAAACCCACCCACGCTCTGCCTACTATGGACTGATAATGGACATCAGGTGGGCGATGGGAAGTTTCTCTGCTTGCAAGATCAACACATGAAGCGATGCAACAATTAATTGGCGTATGGGTTGGCTGCCTGCACAGAACGACAGAAGCTCTGGTGATCAGATGCTTGCTTCGGACGTCCCACCTAGCCTACAAGCTACAAAATCTGATGTCTTCCGAATGTATCACCCCGTAGAGTGGATGAGCTGCTCTAGTTCTCAAAAACAAAAAATCGGATGAAGTATTGTGCTTTTGTTGATGCTCCTTTTCTTTAACGCACGCAGCACCTCTATCAATGtaagaaaagaaagaataaaatTGTACAACAGTAGCCTGAATCTCTCATGCATCTTTTTGTCATATGAACAGAGAGCAAATCAGGCCGATCCAGAGCTATTGACAAAAACTAACTGGCTTACTGCTAGCTACTGAAGATTAGCTTACGCTTCCACACATGCAGGTCATGAAAGAAAACGTTGGATGTTTTAATTTTCTAAACTGAGATAGCATCCCATGATGTCCATGCAAATTCTTTGCACTGCGGTTGAACCTCTACTGGTAAACAGAAGCAAAATGTTGTACTTAACAGGTAGTAGTTCACACATATTATTGACGACGACATCACTAGAAACTGATTTTTCAAGATGCCCCTGTTCCATATCACCACATCCTCAATGGTATGGGTACTGATTGTTATACTTCTGTATCTATAACATTGGGCACTCGTCACATAGCTAAGGTGGCAATGAGCTCGACCATAAGGGAAGGACAGCTCCTACTCAGATGCTGGAAGCCGTCGGTGGCCACGACCGCCCTCAGATTCCGTGGATCGGCGAGAAAACGGAAGCAGGCCCTCTTCAACCTCACACAATGGTGTTGTTCGGCTAGCGCCAAGATGATCGCCGCCGAGTTCACATTTATGTACTCACACAGATTCTCCTCGCAGATCAACTTGAGCCGCTTCATGTCATACCTGTCTGCCGCGACTAATAGATGTTGGCAGGTGACATCTAGGTCTTCCTTGCGTGTGTCCGGCAACAAGCCGGTGTATGCGAAACGGAGCAGTGCCTTGAACACCTCCGCCTCCATGTCCTCCACGTGCACGACCACGCCGGCGGTTGCAGCGTTGCCCTCCTTCATTGGGCCAAAGAGCTCGGCCGCAAAGACGGGCGAGCGGGCCGCGAGTATGCACCGGTGAGCGGCGACTGTCTCCCCTCCGACCTCGAACACCACGTCGGCGCCCTTCTCGGAATCGAGGAGCCCGCCAAGGTCCTGGCGCAGGTCGCATGGGGGCGTGAAGACAAAGGCCGCTGTGTGGTCCTCCGCGCGGATGTCGTGTTCGAGGACGATATCACACCGGATTGTGAAGGAATCGTTCCTGAGATACTTGGACCTCTCCAGGTCGACCCTTCTGATGAACCTCGTGTGCGAAGAGACGCCCCGGGAAGGGAATCTGTCCTCCGAAGTTAGTAACGCCGGTCGGTCCTCGTCCGCCTCGCCGACGAGGCGCATGCCGTGCTGGACCTTCACCGCCGCCGCGACGTCTTCGTCGAGCACCAGGGAGAGGGACACGCAATCAGCGACCTCGCGGCACACGCCGTTGGGGTAGTACTCGATGCACCAGCGATGGCCGTCGATGATGAAAGGGCGGGACATGATGCACTCACCCGTGGGGGTGAACTTGGTGCGCAAGTAGCCGTGGATCGTGAGAAGGTGGTGCCCCCTGGCCTCGCCGGCCACGATGTAGGACCTCGAACGCTTGCCGCCGGCGCTGGCGGACGACATGGCCGACTTATTGCTCCGCGGAATTGGGAGCTCGCAACTCTTGTAGTAGATGATGAGATGGGGGCGTTGTTTGCCCCTGGTTTTCGCGACGGGTTTGCGCAGGGTAGGCGGTGGAAGGGGACGAAGCTTATGGAAGTCGCCCAAAGCCCCACGAGTCATGGTCGGTTTAGGTCTATGGATCCGAAAAACTCGCCTCTCCCTGGGCGGCTCGGATCCTAACCGCCGCCGTCTCCTCGTACTTCCTCCCGCTGCACTACCTCTGGACAACGCCGCCAGGCAAAGGCTGGCGCagccgacggtggcggcgaggcttCCTCTCGCGGCGGCCAACGGTCCGTTGGGCGCCGGTTCTCGAGTGGACGCCGGCGCGCGCTGGTCCTTGTGTCCTCTGGCGATTGACCGATTGGCTTGGCGTCAACTGGATGGTGTGCCAGTGCAGCTGGATGGGCAGGCGTTGCACGGCCGGATTTGCGTCGTCTTGGTCAGATCCATGCGCGCAGGTAGATGAGGCTCCGGGCTAATACCGGGGTGCTCGTCCCTGTCGGCTGGCTTCCTGGAGCCTGGCTGGAGCTGCGGATGCCTTGGGCGGATCCATGGCGTGCGGGTCGCGGGATCTGTCATTCGTGTTCCAGATCCGGCGGTCGCCACCTGGGATTGACGGACTTGGGCAAGGCTCTCCTCGCGTGAGGTGCCAGTAGACGGGTTGAGATCCTTTGCAGTAACCACGTGACACATGTGATAAGCAAttcaaacaattcaaaaaaaagatccttTACAGTACTACACCCTACTGTAGTGCAAATGACAAGTGAGGACGGGTCCGCATGGCAGCAAGCATTCTGCACCATGTTCTACTGCGGATAGTCCGTGTGCTCCGTCATTTGTGTTGCTCCATGGCGGCGGCCTTGCAACGGATTGGGGTGGCCACTGAAAATTCTTCATGAGGATTCCTCTCCTCCAATTCGGTGGTTGCCTTCGCTGTTAAGATGCAATCTACGGGATGGCTTGACATAAAGGGTATGGTTGTGCGGCGGTGGCGGCAGTTTTATAATCCAATGCATCTAGCTACTGGAATCGTGAAAAAGTGATGGCGATAACACATGATTAATTTCGACAAGCTCCGGGAGTGAAACCTTGGTCTGGCCCGAGATGGTTATACCTGTCAATGACGATGCTTTTGTGTCGTTTGCTCGGATATGCTCACACTGTTCCAGGGTGAAAACCTTGAATCTGGCCTATTATGGTTGGATCCGATGAGGGCGGCGATTGCGCATAGGTCCCTTTCTAGAGCCGTTGATGTGGAAGAACCACGTTGTCCTTGTGatgtcatgagatggttggtgcggatatggtcataGCTATAATTTGTCGATCGCGGATTTGATCGCTTCAGGGTTTTCTTTTTCATTGCTTAGCCATATGTTTGGTCTCAAATGACTTTGTTATTCGTCCGCGTGTTGTGTATGTGTGTGGATTTGTGTTGGTTGTGTGCATTATTATATACAAATTCGGGTCCGTGTTTATTGTGTTTGTATCTACTTGATACTTCATTCAGAGTAAATAAAATCCATCATTTAGCGAGTCATGGTCAGTATTTTTCCAAACTGAGAAAGACGGTGGTTTGAACACATACAAATTATAAAGTACTTTATCTATAAaagaaatataaaagtgtttaaatccctactttagtgatctaaacgcttttatatttctttacagagggagtactaatagcacatgttttcaaaaaataaaataactaaTTGCTTAGGTTGTGAAAAAgtgtggtctttttgtgaaattagaaaacattttgaaattcatgaattttTCCTCAAATTAGTGTACATTTTACAATTTTCTGAACTCCACCCCCTCTACCCCGAAGTTTTgtgaaattttcaaaattcatgaacttttttcatatcGTGACATTTTtatcaaattcatgaacatattttaaattcgtgaacattttccaaatttagGACAACAAAATTTTATTAAAAAATCATTAACTTTTTTGCAaaaagtcagcagtcaagttcgtggttttttgaatttatgaactttttaaattttatgaatattttttaaattcatgaacattttttatattcacaaacatttttcaaattcagaaactatttCTAACTAGTAGAATCCCCATGCGTTGCCACAGGCTTTTAAAGCATTTTGCTGAAATTAGTATAAACATGTATAGAAAAGGTAAACCGTAACAATTGGGTAATAATTGAAATTTATTACCCACACGTCTATGTTTCCTCGTCATTACCCTCTCTTCCACAGAAAGCTCGCGTCCACGGCTACTCTGTTCTTTTACACAGGCACGCTGCGGCGACTATTCCCCACCAGCGAGATGTCGACGGACGGTGTGTAGCTCAACGGGTAGGCTATTGTTCCTTCAAGTTCTGTCTCCCCCTAGccagccccccctcccccccctccccccgctcAACGGGTAGGATCTTCTCCATGACCCTTCTCAGCTAATCCTTCAGGGATGTCTCCTAAGATCCTCCCTCAACTTGATTGCGGCGTCTCTCAACCCCTCGACCACATAATCACATAAATCGCAGTccgatcactactagggaaaatcttatacacagcctcttagcagtagcggtggacaaaacagggcgctactgctacttagtagtagcgagtttaaataaactgcgc is drawn from Triticum dicoccoides isolate Atlit2015 ecotype Zavitan chromosome 6B, WEW_v2.0, whole genome shotgun sequence and contains these coding sequences:
- the LOC119321474 gene encoding BTB/POZ and MATH domain-containing protein 1-like, whose product is MSSASAGGKRSRSYIVAGEARGHHLLTIHGYLRTKFTPTGECIMSRPFIIDGHRWCIEYYPNGVCREVADCVSLSLVLDEDVAAAVKVQHGMRLVGEADEDRPALLTSEDRFPSRGVSSHTRFIRRVDLERSKYLRNDSFTIRCDIVLEHDIRAEDHTAAFVFTPPCDLRQDLGGLLDSEKGADVVFEVGGETVAAHRCILAARSPVFAAELFGPMKEGNAATAGVVVHVEDMEAEVFKALLRFAYTGLLPDTRKEDLDVTCQHLLVAADRYDMKRLKLICEENLCEYINVNSAAIILALAEQHHCVRLKRACFRFLADPRNLRAVVATDGFQHLSRSCPSLMVELIATLAM